Sequence from the Clostridium butyricum genome:
TGCGTCAGCAGTTACGGATTCATATTTTTGATTTAAATTCTTTTCTAATCTATCTAAAAATGGTATAAAAGTAAGCTGGTCAGATCTTTCACTTGAAATGTCTACTCCTACAATATATTCACCTTCTACCCCTATTTGGATATTATATGCTGGTTTTAATTGACCGTTTTTCATATGATCTTCTTTCATATGCATGAAAGTTGCGTCATGATCTGTTTTTGAAAAACTGTTTCGTCCATTAAAAATGCTATTGTATTCATTATATTTATTTTGCTTTTCAATAAATTCATTAAGTTGTTCAGTATATCTTTGGAATTTACTTTTTCTTTTACCTTTTCCATAAACAAATTCAATATTATTGGCTTCAATCATAATTCTGATACTATCTAAAATATAATTAGCATCTTGAACTGATATTTTAGCATTAGTAATAATAAGACATAAATTCAAATCATGATTCATTTTTATTAAGCTTTCTTTTATTTTCTTTTGTAGTCTATCTTCAAATTTATCAATAGATTTTTTCCAAACAAAAGTATATCGATTTGCAGATGCTTCGATTTTAGTTCCATCAATAAAAATATTTTTAAATTGAATTTCATTAAGTTCTCTAAGTTTTTTCACAAGTTGATTAAATAAATTTTCTATACAACCAGCTAATCGTTCACGTCTAAATCTATCTATAGAATTGTGTCCTGGTGGTAGTTGACCTTGTAAAAGCCATTTGAAATTTATATCTCTTTTGCATGCCTTTTCAAGAGCACGACTTGAATATATTCCTTCCATATATCCATAAACTATAATTGCAAACATAGTTTTAGGTAAAAGTGCTGGATTTCTACCAATAGTAGAGTAAGTTCTATTTAATTCTGAATAATCTAATCCCTCCATAACATCATAAAGCACTCTTACTGAATCACTATCAGATATAATATTTTCTATATTTATTGGGAAACCTATTTGATGCATAGGTATAATATTATTAGTGTTCATATTAATATTATGCGCAAAAAAGAGAATTCAAATTTATGAATTCTCTTTTTTTATCGGCTAGTATCAAAATTGTTTTGATACAGCCCCTTTTTATACTTCATAACGAATATCTGATATTACAATTGATAGATATTCTATTAGATTTAATTCTGCACCAATTTGTTCTTGATTGTCACTTTTTATTATTTTTACAATTGGACGTAAAGGGAAGTTTGGTAATGTTTCTTCTACAATTCCTATATCGCCATTGCTTAAGCTTACAATGGTACCTTTTGGATATGGAATTATTACTTTGCAAAAAACATTAACTATATCATAATCAAACAATGTACCTGCATTTGACATTATATATTCAAGTGCATCACTTGGGCACATAGCTCGTTTGTATGGTCTATCAGAAGTTAATGCATCATATACATCAGCAATAGAAACAATTCGCGCAAGATAACTTATTTTATTTCCAGTAGTTCCATCTGGATAGCCAAGTCCATCAAATCGTTCATGATGCTGTAAAACTATTAATTTTATATGTGCACTTAATGAATAGAATTGAGTTAAAAAATCATATCCAAGTTTAGGATGATCTTTTATAACTTGAAATTCTTCAGGAGTTAATTTACCTGGCTTTTGAAGAATTTCGTGCGGAATAAAAGCTTTACCTATATCATGTACCAATGCACCCATGCATAGGTATATTAAGTTTTGTTTGCTTAAGCTTAAGCTTATTCCAATTATTATAGAGATAACAGCTACATTTACACAATGAGCATATGTATAATTATCCATATTTTTTATGTCAACTAAAGATAAGAGTACGTTTTTATTACTTAAAACATTTTCTAAGAGTTCTTCTGCAACCTCATTTATGCTATTAAAATAGTTTTGTTCTTTTTGAGAATATTCGCTAAGTTTACGCTTTTCGAATTTATGAACAGAAGAAATTCGTTCAATGTCAGAAAATACTTCTTTTATAACGGAAATTGATTTTTGCCTTAACTCAGGTTTTATTACATCCTCAATTTCGGCAGAGCTATATTCATCAATTATATAAAGAGAGAATATTTTTAAATCTTTAATTTTTTTTAGACGAATACTTGTAAGTTCTACTCCAGCTCTTAATAAAACTCTTCCGTCAGCAGTATATATATTTTTACCAAGTAGAGAATTCTCTCGAATACATTCTAAAGGAACTAGCCTCATAAGTACATACCTCATCATCATCATAGTAATAATTAGTATAATTATAACATAAAACATATAGAAAATTATAATCAATTATGAAAAAAATACTATAAAGTGACATAATAATTTAAAAAATAAAATCATTAGTTTTTATGATTTTATTTAGAAAAAACTCATTTGTTTACCAACAAATGAGTTTTTTTAGTAATAAATATTAAATGTCTAAAAGATTCTTTTTATAAGTCGAATATAATTTTCTAAGTGTACTCATCTTATCTTCAACTTCTAAATATAGTCTAGAAGCATCGGCGAAGTCCTCATTATTAAAAGCTTCTATCAATTTAGTGAATAAACTTTTATTTGTGTAAGTATCCTTCATTAATTCAACTCTTAAATCATGGAGATTTGTCCAATTAGAAATATCTAAGTCTAAAACTTTGTCTAATGAATGAAGTGGTTTGAACGATCTTATTTCATCCATGTAATTTTTTATGACTCTATGAGTAATTTCAGTTGTCCATCTTTCGATAAAAGCTAGTTTGAAACTATTTATGATTTCATCAGTAAATACACTGTTTCTTTTTAATGCTTTAATTTTAGATGGATTATTGTTTAATTGAGATAAATTTTCATAAACTGTTGCTGGAGCCTTTCCAAAATACTTATTTCTTTCAGCTTCGGTAAAGTCTTCGAAAATATTATCTTCAGTTCTATACGATCTTGTTTTTTCAAGGTATTCAGCTGAATCTCCTGCATTCTTTGAAAGTTCTTTAAGTAAATCATCTTCAGTTTTATTATTTTCAGCTGCATAAATTATTCCATCGAGCATTCCCATATAAGAGGCAGCCATTACAAGATAAGTGTTAGAATGTGGATTTGGAGATCTAAGTTCAAATCTTGTAGCCATAGGAGAATTTAAATCTCTTATTAATCCAGCAAGTACTGTTCTATTTCTAGAAGGATTTTCTGGAGATAATCCAAGTGATGTTACAGTACATATTGGAGCCTCAAAACCAGGTTTTAATCTTTTTAAGGAATTGTTTGTTGAAGATACAAATGGATTTATAACTTCATAGTTTTTAAGAAGTCCCATAATAGCACCATATCCTATTTGGCTTAGGAAGTGTCCTTGTGGACCATTAAATATATTTAATCTTTTTCCGTTCTTTAATTTTAAGCTTACACCTAAATGAGTATGCATACCAGAACCAGCAACATTTTCAATTGGTTTAGCCATAAAAGTAACATCTAGTCCATTTCTTCTGAATGTTTCTTGAACAAGAATTCTTACAAATAATTCATTATCAGCAGCTTGAACAGCATCAGAGAACTTCCAATCAACTTCTAACTGTTCCATTACATGATCAAATTCTCCTGAACTATTTAATTTAGCTTTTACACCACCAACTTCTTTATGACCCATTTCAGGTTCGAATCCGTATTTTTCCATTAGTATAAGTGTTTCTTCTAAAGCAGTTCTTACAGAACCTTTAGTTCTTGTCCAATAATGTTCGTGTAAAACTTGAGATGTAGATAATTCATCAACATGGGCTATATTGTTAGGAGTCTTTACCCAAAATTCTAATTCCGTTGCAGATGTTATTACTACTTCGTCAATATCATTTGCAGTTATATCAAATGATTTTAAGGTTTCAGGATGAGATTTGAAAATATTCATAAGAGTATCTTTAAAAGTAGAAACTGCTGAAGTAAGTATATGTCTTGAATCAACAGCAAGGTTATCATGATATAGGAAACAAGGGATTCTTAATGTTCCAACAGGCTTGTCAGTTTCAGTATCTATAAAATCATAGTTATAATCAACAAACCATTTGCAGTTTAAATCAGTTACCATATCAACTTTTGCATTATCTAAAGTTGCAATACCAGGTAAAACTACAGAAGAACCATCTGTTTGAACAGCAACACCCTTTAAGAATGATTCCATATCCTCTAAAAATAATTTTACAGGAATTTTTTCATCAGTATCATTACCTGATAAATCAATACCTACAAAAGAAACAAATTTTATTTCAGGATGATTGTTTAGTATTTTTTTTAAGTCCTCAGCATTATGATTTTCTTTGGCAATAATATACAGTAAATTATTCATATGTTCGTTTATTACAGACAATACTGTAATAAAACATTCACATCCTTTCCTATAATGTCGAATAAAAATTAAAAAAGTAGAATTAACATTCGTATTTATCTATAAACAAATTCTATTATAAAATCAGTAATAATGTCAATAATTATATACGAAACCTTATATTCTTATGAATTTTAGTTGTGAAAAATTATTTTCATTAGTGAAAGTAATTTGATACTTTATTTTCTTAATATAATATAAATTAATTTTATGAATGAAATTTGAAAATGAGAAAATATGAAGTTATAACTTAAGTAAAAACTATTATAGATTTATTGGTAATAAAGTAATAAAATATTTATAGATAATCTAAAAGAAGATGGAGTGAGGACACTTTGGATATTAAAAATAGTCCTATAGGATTTTTCGATTCAGGAGTAGGCGGATTGAGTGTACTGAAAGAAGCAATTTCAATAATGCCAAATGAGAATTATATATATTTTGGAGATTCAAAAAATGCTCCTTATGGAACAAAAGAACTTGATGAAGTAAAGCATCTTACATTTAATGCAGTAGATTTTTTACGTGAAAAGAATGTAAAAGCGATTGTTGTAGCTTGCAATACTGCAACTAGTGCAGCAATTGAGGAGATTAGAAATAAACATAATGATATTCCGATTATAGGTATTGAGCCTGCGTTAAAACCAGCTGTTAAATTAAAGCGAAATGGAAAAATAATAATAATGGCTACACCTATGACTTTAAGAGAGAAAAAATTTAAGCAATTAATGGTTAAATATCAGGAAGGATCAAATATAGTTCCTATGCCTTGTGCAGGACTTGTTGAATTTATAGAAAATGGAATACTTGAAGGTGATGAATTAGAAAAGTACTTAAAAAATAAATTTGATATTTATTTTGATGATATAGCAGCAATAGTTTTAGGATGTACACACTATCCGTTTATCAAGGAAACTTTAGCAAAGGTTGTTGGTAGTGAAATTCCTTTAATTGATGGGGGAGCTGGAACATCTCATGAGCTTCAGAGAAAGCTTGAAGAGAAAGGGACTATTTCTAATTCAAAAAACATAGGTAATGTTGAAATTTATAATTCTACAAATGATATGAAAGTTATAGATTTCTGTTATAATCTAATTAATGTGTAGGATTCTGATTAAATTAGAATAATTAATCATATTTATTGAAATTGATTTTTATAATGTATAGAATAAATTTTAGATTAATATATTTTAATTCTGAATGTTCAGCAGAATTTTAGACAATACTAATATTTAAGAGTGATAGTTGAAGGGAGAAATTTAAAATGAAGAATCCAATTGTTACAATAACTATGGAAAATGGAGGCGTTATTAAGGCAGAATTATATCCAGAAGTTGCGCCTAACACAGTAAATAATTTTGTTGATTTAGTTAATAGAGGTTTTTATGATGGATTAATATTCCATAGAGTTATACCAGGATTTATGATCCAAGGTGGATGTCCAGAAGGTACAGGTACAGGCGGACCAGGATATTCTATAAAAGGTGAATTTACTTCTAATGGATTTAAGAATGACTTAAAACATTCAAAAGGAGTATTATCAATGGCTAGAGCTATGCATCCAGATTCAGCAGGAAGCCAATTCTTTATAATGGTAGCAGATGCACCACACTTAGATGGTCAATATGCATCATTTGGAAAAGTAATTGAAGGCATGGATGAAGCTGATAAAATTGTTAAATCAAAAAGAGATGTATATGACAGACCTTATGAAGATCAAGTGATTAAAACTATGACTGTTGATATGCAGGGTGAAAGTTTTAAAGAACCAGAAATAATAGAAGAATAATACTTGGAAATTGTAATACATAAGTAAATATAAAAGAATTAATGTATATTAAGATGTTAAAAAACATTTTAATATACATAATTTTTAATAAGGCCAAATGAAGAGAGGTGCTTAAAATGGCTATAAATTATAAGTGTATACTAGCATATGGTTTAAGTGATGAAGAACTTGATAAGATACAAAAAAGAAGACTAAAGGTAAAAGTAGTTGATGACAAAAATGCAGGATTAAGAATTATAGATTTACTTTGTAGTAATGATATGGAGGCTCCTTGTAATAAATTGCCTGAAAATGAAAAGGCACTTATTTTTAATGGATATAACGAAAAAGAACTTAGAGAAACTATTAAATTTATACGAAGATTCATAGAAGGCGGAGTATTAGCCGTTGTTACAGAGCAATCAAGTAAATGGACTTTTGATTATTTAATAGAACATCTAATAGAAGAGAGAGAAGCATATAAAGCACAACAAGGGGGGCAAAGTTAGCATGAGTCGTGTAGGAGAAAATATAAAAAAAGCAAGAGAGAAAAGTGGATTAACTGTTAAGGCATTAGCAAAAAAACTTGGAGTTGCTGAGAAATATTTAAATGAAGTTGAAATGGGAAGAAAAGTTGCACCAGAATCATTTATAGATAAGGCTGCAAAAGTATTAAAAGCAGATTTAAATGATATAAGCATGGTTGTTACTGATAATGATCTTATGGAAGAAAAGAAGATGTTTAAAGAACTCCCTAAAAGAAAAAATGATAGCAACGAAGTTTGGACAGATGCATTCTCGTCTGTACTTAGAAATGTTCCAATATATAATTATTCATTAACAAAGAATAATGGAAATAAAGAAATGCCAGTACACTCTAATAAGATAGAAGGATATCCTCAAGATAAAGTCTTTTATATTCAGATTGAAGATGATGAAATGATAGGATTTAGAATGTTAAAGGGTGATCTTGCATTTGCTCATATAGTTAAGGAATTGAGTAATAATGGATTTTTCTTAATTGAATATAACGGTAAAAGAAAGATAAGACAAGTTAAGATTTTAGGAAATTCAAAAGTACTTTTAGTTAGCAATAGTGGTAGTCTTCTTACAGAAACAATGGAAGTAAGAGATATAAATGTAATTGCTAAGTTAGAGAGAGTAGAAATAACATTGTAATGTTATATAACATAATAATTATTTTTAAAGCCAAAAAACGATATGTTTCATATTGATTTTTGGCTTTAATTTTAATTAAATTTGAAAATTTGACATTAATAGTATATATAAGGTACAATTTCAATAAGAAACTGTTGTCAGGGGAGGGGAAAGTCATAGTTAATTTAAAAGAACTTATTCTTAAAAGATTTTCTAATGGTCCGAAGACAAAAGTAATTGCTTTAATAACTGCAGTTGCATTATTAAGCATTACTTCAGTGACAGTAGCATTAACAAGAAAGACACTTACTATAAATGTAGACGGTAAAGAGCAGACATTTGTCACGTATAAAGGGACCGTTCAAGATGTGTTAAATGAACAAGGAATAAAAGTAGAAGAAAAAGATAGCATAAAACCAGCATTAAATGAAAAAGTTCAAGAAGATAGCATAATAACACTAAAAAAAGCTGTACCTATTAAAATTGTTTGTGGTAATTCAGAGGTACAGGTTAATACATCACAAGAAACAGTAAAAGATGTTTTAGAATCAGAATCAGATTTACTAAAAGATAATGGAATAAACTTTAGTGAAGGACTGGATGAAGTATCACCAAAGCTTGATTCAAAGGTTGAAGGAGATTTAACAATACAAGTTGTTAATGTTGAAAAACAAGAGAAAAAAGAAATGGAAACGATAGCATATGAAACAGTAGTTGAAAAAGATAGTAAACTAATGGCCGGAAATACAGAGGTTAAGACTCAAGGAAATAATGGTCAAAAAGAAGTGACATATGAAGTTGTGTATAAAGATGGTGTAGAAGCTAATCGTCAAGTAACAAGCACAAAGACTATTTCAGAGCCTACTACTCAAGTTGTAGTTCAAGGAACTGGAACTATACTTACAGCTAGTAGAGGTGATGGATCAGGAAAAAAATCTATAACTTGTTCAGCAACTGCATATAGTGGTGGTGGTGTAACATCATCAGGAAAAAGAACTTCAAGAGATGCTAGTGGAATAAGTACTATAGCAGTAGATCCAACAGTAATACCAATAGGATCAAAGGTATATGTAGATGGATATGGATATGCTATTGCAGCAGATACTGGTGGAGCTATAAAAGGTAATAAAGTAGATTTGTATTTTAATTCAGAAGGTGAATGTAGTAGTTGGGGTAGAAAACAGGTACAAGTAAAGATTATTGCATATCCTGGTGAATGGTAAAAGAGATAACTTAAAGTTATCTCTTTTTTTATACATTAATATCTCTTTTTTTTAGTATAAATATATATAGATATAATTCTAGGATGTGAGATAATATGGCCAATTTAGAACATAATGCTACGTCAAAAACAGATGCATCTATAGGACTTTTAGCCAATGTACCAAGGTCAATACTAAATAGAATATATGGAAAGCTAAATATTCAAACTTATGGAGAAGAGAAAATTGAATTAACTATTCTATATAGATATACATCACAGAGTGCGAAAGATTTAGTTGAAAGCTTAGGAGGAGAGTTTTATGATTTGAATTTTAATTTTGCGTTAGTATATTTACCGATAATAAAATTGAAGGATTTGGCAACTAGTTCGGAAATACAGTATATGGAACTACCAAAAGGTCTGATTGAATCTGACTTGGAAAGCAATAGAGAAGCATGCGTTTTACAAACATATTCAAGTTATAATATTTCTGGAAAGGGTGTCATAGTAGGTTTTATAGACTCAGGAATTGATTATATGCATCCTGCATTTATGGATGAAAAAGGAAATACAAGAATTGAGTATATTTATGATTTGAGTGATGGGAACAAGACTTATGATAAAAATGAAATTGACAGAGCAATTAAATCTGAAAATCCATATAGCATAGTGCCACAACAGGATTTAACTGGACACGGTACTCATGTTGCTGGAGAAGCATGTGGAGGTGGTAAAATACCTGCAAGATATAGAGGTGTAGCACCAGAGTCATCTATAATAATGGTCAAGGGTAGTAGAGGAAAATGGGTATTAAGTTCTCAAATAATGGTTGGACTTAAATTTTTGCTAGATAAAAGCAAGGAATTAGATATGCCTATAGTTGTTAATATAAGCTTAAGTACCAATGATGGAGCACATAATGGAACGAGTTTACTTGAACAATATATAAGTGCTATAGCTAACTTAGAACGAGTTACAATTGTTATTGCAGCAGGAAATGAGGGAGATGCAGGACATCATGCTGGCGGTGAATTTCAAAAGATTCAAAGTAGATCATTTACTGTAGCAAGTGATGAATCGATGATAGTTATAAATATATACAAATCAATACTTCCTGATATAACAATTAATATAATAGGGCCAACAGGACAACAAAGTGGTTATATTAAGATATCTCAAGGATATTTTAATGGAAATATTGGTAGAGATAGATTTGATATATATGTTTCAGGACCTAAGCCATTTGGACTAGAAAGTGAAATTCAAATAATAATAACATCAATATCATCGGATTATTTAATACCAGGAACATGGAGTATAGAACTTGATGTTATAAATGACTATAAAGGATCGTATTCTATTTGGCTTCCAATATCAGAAGGGCTTAACTCGGAAACTAAATTTTTGGATTCAAATCAGTTTAATACTTTAGGAATACCGGCTACTGTTAGGAATATAATTGCAGTTGGAAGTTATAATGGAAGAACAAATACATTATCTTCGTATAGTGGAAGAGGAGAACAAGTATCATGTACTCAACTTATTAGACCAGATATTGTAGCACCTGGAGAGAATGTTATAGGTCCATTACCTGGTGGTGGGTATGATACTAAGACAGGAACTTCTATGGCAACTCCAATAGTTGCTGGAATTTGTGCACTTTTTAATGAATGGGGCATAATAAAAGGAAATGATCCTTATTTATTTGGCCAGAGATTAAAATATTATCTGGTAAAAGGAGCACAGAGGAGTAGGTCGGATATAAGTTATCCTAATCCATCATGGGGATATGGAACAATTTGTGCAAATGAGAGTTTTTTTATTCTTGAAAATGATTTAAATATACTAATGTCTAGAAATTTAAATAGGGATAATGAACTTGGTATAGAAAGTAGTAGTAATAATTACATGGAAACAAATGATGTTGCTAAAAATGTTTCAGCGGCAATAAATGTATTAAATAACGCTGTGAAAAATGAAAATATTGATCCGGATGAGATTATTGGATTAATTGTACAATATTATACAGAAGAAGACTTGGTTGAAATAAATAAGTTGCCTAATACATCAGCAATATCTATATCAGAGTCATATGCAGTTGTTAGAATTCCTATTAAAGAAGCTTCTAAGCTTATTCCTTATGTTAAAGAAATTCCAAACATATATAATGTAAATCTTTATACATTATCATCATTATCTCCAGTTGAAGCAAGTGGTGTATCATTATTTAGCAATAATCCATATTTATTATTAGATGGTACAGATGTAATAGTAGGAATACTAGATAGTGGTATTGATTATTTAAATAAAGAATTTATGAGAGAAGATGATACCACAAGAATATTAAGAATATGGGATCAAACTATAGAAGGAGATAAACCTGTTGAAAATTTAAAATTAGGAACAGAATATACGGAGAGTCAAATTAATGAAGCAATAAAAATATCCAAGGAAGGTGGAGATCCATACAGCATAGTACCTTCAAAAGATGAAATAGGACATGGGACAATGAGTGCAGGAGTTATTGGCGGAAGAGGAATTAATCCAGATTTACTTGGAGCTGCACCCAACTGTAATTTTGTTGTTGTGAAAATTAAGCCAGTAGGAGATTTTGTATTGAAATATGGAGGGGTTTCAACAGATAAGATAGCATATGGGAATATTGAGTTAATACTAGCAATAAGGTACCTAAGAATAATATCATCTAAGTTAAAAAAACCAATGGTGATTTATTTTCCTTTTGGAACTAATACTGGTGCTCATGATGGAACTGATGATATGGAAGGTGTTTTAGAAGTTCAAGGTAGAAGAAATGGTATAGTTGCAGTTGTTGGAACTGGAAATCAAGGTGATACTCAAACTCATATCGAAGGAAAATTTGAGCAAGATGAAAAAATGAAAACAATAAGAATAAAAATAGGAAAAAATCAAAAAGATTTAAATTTTCAAATTTATTGTCAGAAGCCAGATAAAGTAGAAGTTGGAATAGTATCACCATCAGGAGAAATTTTAGATAAACTGGATATAAAATTTAGAAAAATAGAAGATTATAAATTTATATATGAAGGCACAAGTGTAACAATAGTCTATTTATATCCAGATGAGTATAACGCAGATGAAACAATTATAATTAAATTTAAGGACATAAGAGAGGGAATATGGCAAATAAGGTTGTATGGCGAGAAAATAGTTGATGGGAGATATTGGGCTTGGCTTCCTCAACGGGAACTTTTAGATAGTGATACGCGTTTTTTTGATCCAACGGAAAGAACTACTTTAACTGTGCCTGCAACAGGAAGAGGAGTTTTAGCTACAGCTTATTATAATCAGGATTTAAATTCAACTGTATCTAAATCTGGAAGAGGATATACGAGAGATGGTAGGATAAAACCTGATATAGCAGCAGGTGGAGTAAATGCAATTGTTCCAAAACCTGGAGGAGGAACAACAGTAGCAACAGGGTCATCTGTAGCTACATCTGTACTTGCAGGATGCTGTGCATTAATTCTTCAATGGGCAATTATTAATGGCAATGATCCAGAGGTCAGAGCAAGAAAACTCATAAGTTATGTTGTTAGAGGAGCTAAGATGAGACAAGGTGATATATATCCCAATATTGACTGGGGATATGGAATGCTAGATATGAAAAATATTTTCGACAGTTTTAGAAGTCAAAAACAATTAAAAGAAATAAGAGACAGTATAGATAAAGATGGAAATCCTAAATATATTGAATTTTCAATAATTAGAAAAAGGGTAATTAATAAATTATACGATGAATTTACAAAAAACAATTTATTTTTCAGGATTCCTAGATAGTATTGCTGTAACCAATTAAAGATTATATTCATATAATATTTGAGGAAAAATTTTTAGGAGAATTGTATGGCTGATATTGGTAAATTAAAGGTTCAATGTTTTATAGGAAATGATTACGTTCCTGTTGATAGATGTAAAATTAAAATTAAGGGCAAAGGAGATTTTGCTACAACAA
This genomic interval carries:
- a CDS encoding IS1182-like element ISClbu1 family transposase translates to MNTNNIIPMHQIGFPINIENIISDSDSVRVLYDVMEGLDYSELNRTYSTIGRNPALLPKTMFAIIVYGYMEGIYSSRALEKACKRDINFKWLLQGQLPPGHNSIDRFRRERLAGCIENLFNQLVKKLRELNEIQFKNIFIDGTKIEASANRYTFVWKKSIDKFEDRLQKKIKESLIKMNHDLNLCLIITNAKISVQDANYILDSIRIMIEANNIEFVYGKGKRKSKFQRYTEQLNEFIEKQNKYNEYNSIFNGRNSFSKTDHDATFMHMKEDHMKNGQLKPAYNIQIGVEGEYIVGVDISSERSDQLTFIPFLDRLEKNLNQKYESVTADAGYESEENYAYLESKKQEAFIKPANYEKSKTKKFKSDISKKENMYYNTDEDYYICASGKKMLLKGTKKKKTKSGYETTVSIYECEDCDGCEYKSKCTKAKGNKQIHVAKNFMRLRTNSLKNITTPKGILLRMNRSIQVEGAFGVIKQDYGFRRFFMRGNIKVRTEFLLMAFGYNVNKLYHKTIQNRNGELLHKQQAS
- a CDS encoding HD-GYP domain-containing protein — its product is MRLVPLECIRENSLLGKNIYTADGRVLLRAGVELTSIRLKKIKDLKIFSLYIIDEYSSAEIEDVIKPELRQKSISVIKEVFSDIERISSVHKFEKRKLSEYSQKEQNYFNSINEVAEELLENVLSNKNVLLSLVDIKNMDNYTYAHCVNVAVISIIIGISLSLSKQNLIYLCMGALVHDIGKAFIPHEILQKPGKLTPEEFQVIKDHPKLGYDFLTQFYSLSAHIKLIVLQHHERFDGLGYPDGTTGNKISYLARIVSIADVYDALTSDRPYKRAMCPSDALEYIMSNAGTLFDYDIVNVFCKVIIPYPKGTIVSLSNGDIGIVEETLPNFPLRPIVKIIKSDNQEQIGAELNLIEYLSIVISDIRYEV
- the murI gene encoding glutamate racemase — translated: MDIKNSPIGFFDSGVGGLSVLKEAISIMPNENYIYFGDSKNAPYGTKELDEVKHLTFNAVDFLREKNVKAIVVACNTATSAAIEEIRNKHNDIPIIGIEPALKPAVKLKRNGKIIIMATPMTLREKKFKQLMVKYQEGSNIVPMPCAGLVEFIENGILEGDELEKYLKNKFDIYFDDIAAIVLGCTHYPFIKETLAKVVGSEIPLIDGGAGTSHELQRKLEEKGTISNSKNIGNVEIYNSTNDMKVIDFCYNLINV
- a CDS encoding peptidylprolyl isomerase is translated as MKNPIVTITMENGGVIKAELYPEVAPNTVNNFVDLVNRGFYDGLIFHRVIPGFMIQGGCPEGTGTGGPGYSIKGEFTSNGFKNDLKHSKGVLSMARAMHPDSAGSQFFIMVADAPHLDGQYASFGKVIEGMDEADKIVKSKRDVYDRPYEDQVIKTMTVDMQGESFKEPEIIEE
- a CDS encoding DUF3783 domain-containing protein, with amino-acid sequence MAINYKCILAYGLSDEELDKIQKRRLKVKVVDDKNAGLRIIDLLCSNDMEAPCNKLPENEKALIFNGYNEKELRETIKFIRRFIEGGVLAVVTEQSSKWTFDYLIEHLIEEREAYKAQQGGQS
- a CDS encoding helix-turn-helix domain-containing protein, whose product is MSRVGENIKKAREKSGLTVKALAKKLGVAEKYLNEVEMGRKVAPESFIDKAAKVLKADLNDISMVVTDNDLMEEKKMFKELPKRKNDSNEVWTDAFSSVLRNVPIYNYSLTKNNGNKEMPVHSNKIEGYPQDKVFYIQIEDDEMIGFRMLKGDLAFAHIVKELSNNGFFLIEYNGKRKIRQVKILGNSKVLLVSNSGSLLTETMEVRDINVIAKLERVEITL
- a CDS encoding 3D domain-containing protein — protein: MSGEGKVIVNLKELILKRFSNGPKTKVIALITAVALLSITSVTVALTRKTLTINVDGKEQTFVTYKGTVQDVLNEQGIKVEEKDSIKPALNEKVQEDSIITLKKAVPIKIVCGNSEVQVNTSQETVKDVLESESDLLKDNGINFSEGLDEVSPKLDSKVEGDLTIQVVNVEKQEKKEMETIAYETVVEKDSKLMAGNTEVKTQGNNGQKEVTYEVVYKDGVEANRQVTSTKTISEPTTQVVVQGTGTILTASRGDGSGKKSITCSATAYSGGGVTSSGKRTSRDASGISTIAVDPTVIPIGSKVYVDGYGYAIAADTGGAIKGNKVDLYFNSEGECSSWGRKQVQVKIIAYPGEW